A genomic segment from Calditrichota bacterium encodes:
- the sfsA gene encoding DNA/RNA nuclease SfsA — MKIEQELIPGTLIRRYKRFLADVRLESGEEITAHCPNSGSMLGCDEPGSLVLLSFHGTEKRKYAHTWEMVKVNHVWVGINTQLPNRIVAEAISDGQIRELAGYPELKREVRVGEHSRLDLLLSNGADLCYVEIKNVTLMENNRALFPDAVTTRGRRHLWELAQLKAAGRRAVIFFLIQRADGEVFAPADNIDAEYGKALREAHRAGVEILPYRAKVTPAEITIDKKLRFEL; from the coding sequence ATGAAAATTGAACAGGAACTGATACCCGGCACGTTGATTCGGCGTTACAAACGATTTCTGGCGGATGTGAGACTGGAAAGCGGCGAAGAAATCACCGCTCATTGCCCGAATTCCGGGAGCATGCTTGGCTGCGACGAGCCGGGCAGTCTGGTTCTGCTGTCTTTTCACGGCACAGAAAAAAGAAAATACGCCCATACCTGGGAAATGGTGAAAGTCAATCATGTCTGGGTGGGAATCAACACGCAGCTTCCCAATCGGATCGTGGCGGAAGCGATCAGCGACGGGCAAATCAGAGAGCTTGCTGGCTACCCTGAATTGAAGCGGGAAGTTCGTGTGGGCGAACACAGCCGTTTGGATTTACTTTTGTCAAATGGCGCGGATTTGTGTTACGTGGAAATTAAAAATGTGACGCTAATGGAAAATAATCGCGCACTTTTCCCCGACGCGGTCACAACGCGCGGCAGGAGGCATCTTTGGGAACTGGCACAACTCAAAGCAGCCGGGCGCCGCGCCGTGATATTTTTTCTCATTCAGCGCGCGGACGGAGAAGTCTTTGCGCCAGCGGACAACATTGACGCTGAATATGGCAAGGCGCTGCGCGAAGCGCATCGCGCGGGCGTGGAAATTTTGCCCTATCGGGCGAAAGTGACGCCCGCGGAAATTACTATTGACAAAAAGTTGCGGTTTGAATTGTGA